From Kineosporia succinea, the proteins below share one genomic window:
- a CDS encoding LLM class F420-dependent oxidoreductase, which translates to MFDTDRTPDLKSPYAVWLGLGPQAVGAYEGREGELTAQIEQLGFGALWLGGSWGADLAPVERMLAGTPGLVVGTSIANIWRDPAEAVAASYRKVADRFGDRFVLGLGVGHHPQTEFNQGQYDKPLAKLRAYLDVLDEGGVPARNRALAALGPKALELARDRSAGALPYLTTPEHTRTARAALGPDRLLVPEQKVVLSSDPDEARGLARGVLKPYLGLPNYVNSWLRLGFTEADVENGGSDRLIDGLFGWGPDALMRVRAHREAGADQVCVQPVPAPGRHALDDLRVIARELF; encoded by the coding sequence ATGTTTGATACAGATCGAACACCGGACCTGAAGTCGCCCTACGCCGTCTGGCTCGGCCTCGGCCCGCAGGCGGTCGGAGCCTACGAGGGCCGCGAGGGAGAGCTCACCGCGCAGATCGAGCAGCTCGGTTTCGGGGCACTCTGGCTCGGCGGTTCCTGGGGAGCCGACCTGGCCCCGGTCGAGCGGATGCTGGCCGGCACTCCCGGGCTGGTCGTCGGCACCTCGATCGCCAACATCTGGCGCGATCCGGCCGAGGCGGTGGCGGCCTCGTACCGGAAGGTGGCCGACCGGTTCGGCGACCGGTTCGTGCTCGGCCTGGGCGTCGGCCACCATCCGCAGACCGAGTTCAACCAGGGGCAGTACGACAAGCCGCTCGCGAAACTGCGGGCCTACCTGGACGTTCTCGACGAGGGCGGGGTGCCGGCGCGCAACCGGGCCCTGGCCGCGCTCGGCCCGAAGGCCCTGGAGCTGGCTCGCGACCGTTCGGCCGGGGCGCTGCCCTACCTGACCACGCCCGAGCACACCCGCACGGCCCGCGCGGCGCTGGGGCCCGACCGGCTGCTGGTGCCCGAGCAGAAGGTGGTGCTGAGCAGCGACCCGGACGAGGCCCGGGGCCTGGCGCGCGGCGTGCTGAAGCCCTACCTCGGCCTGCCGAACTACGTGAACTCGTGGCTGCGGCTGGGATTCACCGAGGCGGACGTGGAGAACGGCGGTAGCGACCGGCTGATCGACGGTCTCTTCGGCTGGGGCCCGGACGCGCTGATGCGGGTGCGGGCGCACCGCGAGGCCGGGGCCGACCAGGTCTGCGTGCAGCCCGTGCCGGCGCCGGGCCGGCACGCGCTCGACGACCTGCGGGTCATCGCCCGCGAACTCTTCTGA
- a CDS encoding PLD nuclease N-terminal domain-containing protein, translating into MLLTALPALLYIGLIVYSVFDVMQTPPDELHRLTRGQWVAVVLVVPLFGAVFWLLTSGPRRGRHEHAPGHPSGTGWAAEGMTQYPVGPDDDPDFIAGLARAQRKRTLTRPDDDSEAKAKPPKKNDETEN; encoded by the coding sequence GTGCTGCTGACCGCCCTGCCCGCGCTGCTCTACATCGGCCTCATCGTCTACTCCGTCTTCGACGTGATGCAGACGCCGCCCGACGAGCTCCACCGCCTGACCCGCGGTCAGTGGGTCGCCGTGGTTCTCGTGGTGCCGCTCTTCGGTGCGGTGTTCTGGCTGCTGACCAGTGGCCCGCGCCGCGGCCGCCACGAGCACGCCCCCGGGCACCCCTCCGGCACCGGCTGGGCCGCCGAGGGCATGACGCAGTACCCCGTCGGTCCCGACGACGACCCCGACTTCATCGCCGGGCTGGCCCGCGCGCAGCGCAAGCGCACACTGACCCGCCCCGACGACGATTCCGAGGCGAAGGCGAAGCCGCCGAAGAAGAACGACGAGACCGAGAACTGA
- a CDS encoding 1,4-dihydroxy-2-naphthoyl-CoA synthase, protein MTSSHDADPTVSAIFDPTSWESVPEYDFTDITYHRCTRPGPAGRTVRIAFDRPEVRNAFRPHTVDELYQALDHARRTPDVGTVLLTGNGPSAKDGGWAFCSGGDQRIRGRSGYQYAEGDTADTVDSARVKVEGGRLHILEVQRLIRTMPKVVIAVVNGWAAGGGHSLHVVCDLTIASREHARFKQTDADVGSFDAGYGSAYLAKMVGQKNAREIFFLGRAYDAEAMQRMGAVNEVADHADLENAALRMAAEINAKSPTAQRMLKFAFNLTDDGLMGQQVFAGEATRLAYMTDEAVEGRDAFLQKRDPDWSPYPYYY, encoded by the coding sequence GTGACGAGCTCTCACGATGCCGACCCGACCGTTTCCGCGATCTTCGATCCGACGTCGTGGGAGTCCGTTCCCGAATACGACTTTACCGACATCACCTATCACAGATGTACCCGTCCGGGTCCGGCCGGCCGCACGGTGCGCATCGCCTTCGACCGTCCGGAAGTACGCAACGCCTTCCGTCCGCACACCGTGGACGAGCTCTACCAGGCCCTTGACCACGCGCGGCGCACCCCGGACGTGGGCACGGTGCTGCTCACCGGCAACGGCCCGAGCGCGAAGGACGGCGGCTGGGCGTTCTGCTCCGGCGGCGACCAGCGCATCCGGGGCCGTAGCGGCTACCAGTACGCCGAGGGCGACACCGCCGACACGGTCGACTCCGCCCGGGTGAAGGTCGAGGGTGGCCGGCTGCACATCCTCGAGGTGCAGCGCCTGATCCGCACCATGCCCAAGGTCGTCATCGCGGTGGTGAACGGCTGGGCGGCCGGTGGCGGGCACAGCCTGCACGTGGTCTGCGACCTGACGATCGCCAGCCGCGAGCACGCCCGGTTCAAGCAGACCGACGCCGACGTGGGCTCGTTCGACGCCGGTTACGGCTCGGCCTACCTGGCCAAGATGGTGGGCCAGAAGAACGCCCGGGAGATCTTCTTCCTGGGCCGGGCCTACGACGCCGAGGCGATGCAGCGCATGGGCGCCGTGAACGAGGTGGCCGACCACGCCGATCTGGAGAACGCCGCCCTGCGGATGGCCGCCGAGATCAACGCCAAGAGCCCGACGGCCCAGCGCATGCTCAAGTTCGCCTTCAACCTGACGGACGACGGGCTGATGGGCCAGCAGGTGTTCGCCGGCGAGGCGACCCGCCTGGCCTACATGACCGACGAGGCGGTGGAGGGACGCGACGCGTTCCTGCAGAAGCGCGACCCGGACTGGAGCCCGTACCCCTACTACTACTGA